Proteins encoded in a region of the Pseudomonas sp. PDNC002 genome:
- a CDS encoding bifunctional prephenate dehydrogenase/3-phosphoshikimate 1-carboxyvinyltransferase has protein sequence MPDVQPHKLRRLVVVGLGLIGGSFAKGIREKGLFEEVVGVDRDPQTRRLAVELGVVDRCEESLAAGCREADVIQLAVPILAMEKVLGELATLDIGNAILTDVGSAKGNVVRAAKAVFGSMPARFVPGHPIAGSEQSGVEAANAKLFRRHKVILTPLDNADADAIQCIEALWRELGADVEQMDVEHHDEVLAATSHLPHLLAFTLVDSLAKRSENLEIFRYAAGGFRDFTRIAGSDPVMWHDIFLANREAVLRILDVFRDDLDDLREAVDYGDGQQLMGVFTRARVAREHFSKILARRAYVDAMHNNDLIFLAQPGGRLSGRVRVPGDKSISHRSIMLGSLAEGTTEVQGFLEGEDALATIQAFRDMGVVIEGPHHGRVTVHGVGLHGLKTPPGPIYLGNSGTSMRLLSGLLAAQPFDTTLTGDASLSKRPMNRVAKPLREMGAVIETGPEGRPPLTIRGGQKLTGMHYDMPMASAQVKSCLLLAGLYAAGETSTTEPAPTRDHTERMLRGFGYPVDVDGATARVESGHKLTATSIEVPADISSAAFFLVAASIAEGSDLTLEHVGINPTRTGVIDILKLMGADITLENQREVGGEPVADIRVRSAQLKGIDIPEDLVPLAIDEFPVLFVAAANAEGRTVLRGAEELRVKESDRIQVMADGLLALGVKCEPTPDGIIIDGGSYGGGEVWSHGDHRIAMSFSVASLRAGAPIRIHDCANVATSFPNFLGLASGAGIRVAEEKN, from the coding sequence GTGCCTGATGTCCAGCCGCACAAGCTCCGCCGCCTCGTCGTGGTGGGGCTCGGCCTGATCGGCGGCTCCTTTGCCAAGGGCATCCGCGAGAAGGGGCTGTTCGAGGAAGTGGTCGGCGTCGACCGCGATCCGCAGACCCGCCGCCTGGCAGTTGAGCTGGGCGTGGTCGACCGCTGCGAGGAGAGTCTCGCCGCTGGCTGCCGCGAGGCCGACGTGATCCAACTCGCCGTGCCGATCCTGGCCATGGAGAAAGTCCTTGGCGAACTCGCCACCCTCGATATCGGCAATGCGATTCTCACCGACGTGGGCAGCGCCAAGGGCAATGTCGTGCGCGCCGCGAAAGCCGTCTTCGGCAGCATGCCGGCGCGCTTCGTTCCCGGCCATCCCATCGCCGGCTCGGAGCAGAGCGGGGTGGAGGCGGCCAACGCGAAACTGTTCCGCCGTCATAAAGTCATCCTCACACCGCTGGATAATGCCGATGCGGACGCGATCCAGTGCATCGAAGCGCTCTGGCGCGAGCTGGGCGCGGATGTCGAGCAGATGGACGTCGAGCACCACGACGAAGTCCTCGCCGCCACCAGCCACCTGCCGCACCTGCTGGCCTTCACGCTGGTCGACTCGCTGGCCAAACGCAGCGAAAATCTGGAAATCTTCCGTTATGCCGCTGGTGGCTTCCGCGACTTCACGCGGATCGCCGGCAGCGACCCGGTGATGTGGCACGACATCTTCCTCGCCAACCGCGAGGCGGTGCTGCGCATCCTCGATGTATTCCGTGACGACCTCGATGATCTGCGCGAGGCCGTCGACTATGGGGACGGGCAACAACTGATGGGCGTCTTCACCCGCGCCCGGGTTGCCCGCGAGCACTTCAGCAAAATCCTGGCCCGCCGGGCCTATGTGGACGCCATGCACAACAATGACCTGATTTTCCTGGCCCAGCCGGGTGGCCGCCTCTCCGGACGTGTTCGCGTACCGGGCGACAAGTCCATTTCCCACCGCTCGATCATGCTCGGCTCGCTGGCCGAAGGCACGACCGAGGTGCAAGGCTTCCTCGAGGGTGAAGACGCCCTCGCCACCATCCAGGCGTTCCGCGACATGGGCGTGGTCATCGAAGGCCCGCACCACGGCCGCGTGACCGTGCACGGCGTTGGCCTGCATGGCCTGAAGACGCCTCCCGGCCCGATCTACCTGGGCAACTCCGGCACCTCCATGCGCCTGCTCAGTGGCCTGCTCGCCGCCCAGCCGTTCGACACCACCCTGACCGGTGATGCCTCGCTGTCCAAGCGCCCGATGAACCGCGTCGCCAAGCCGCTGCGCGAGATGGGCGCCGTGATCGAGACCGGTCCCGAGGGCCGTCCGCCGCTGACCATTCGTGGCGGCCAGAAGCTGACCGGCATGCACTACGACATGCCCATGGCCAGCGCCCAGGTGAAATCCTGCCTGCTGCTCGCCGGCCTCTATGCCGCTGGTGAAACCTCCACCACCGAGCCGGCTCCGACTCGCGACCACACCGAACGCATGCTGCGCGGCTTCGGCTACCCGGTCGACGTCGACGGCGCCACCGCCCGCGTCGAGTCCGGCCACAAGCTCACCGCCACCTCCATCGAAGTCCCGGCCGACATTTCCTCCGCCGCCTTCTTCCTGGTTGCCGCGAGCATCGCCGAAGGTTCCGACCTGACCCTGGAGCATGTCGGCATCAACCCGACCCGCACCGGAGTCATCGACATCCTCAAGCTGATGGGCGCCGATATCACCCTGGAAAACCAGCGTGAAGTGGGCGGCGAGCCGGTCGCGGACATCCGTGTTCGTTCGGCCCAGCTGAAAGGCATCGACATCCCCGAAGACCTGGTGCCGCTGGCCATCGATGAGTTTCCGGTGCTCTTCGTCGCTGCCGCCAACGCCGAAGGTCGCACCGTGCTGCGTGGCGCGGAAGAACTGCGGGTGAAGGAGTCCGATCGCATCCAGGTCATGGCCGACGGCCTGCTGGCGCTGGGCGTGAAGTGCGAGCCGACCCCGGACGGCATCATCATCGACGGCGGCAGCTACGGCGGCGGCGAAGTCTGGAGCCACGGCGACCACCGTATCGCCATGTCCTTCAGCGTGGCGTCCCTGCGCGCTGGCGCGCCTATCCGCATCCACGACTGCGCCAACGTCGCGACCTCCTTCCCGAACTTCCTCGGGTTGGCGTCCGGCGCGGGCATTCGCGTCGCCGAGGAGAAAAACTGA
- a CDS encoding carboxylate/amino acid/amine transporter, protein MPYLLFVTVLWAFSFSLIGEYLAGQVDSYFAVLTRVVLAGLVFLPLTRWRGVNPRFIAGVMLVGALQFGITYVCLYQSFRVLTVPEVLLFTVLTPLHVALIDDALIRRFNAWALLAAAVAVLGAGIIRYDGVSGDYIQGFLLLQVANATFAAGQVFYKHLVQRFPSDIPQYRRFGYFFVGALLIALPGWLLFGNPQKLPTTDLQWGVLVWMGLLATALGQFWWNKGGTLVDAGTLAVMNNLHVPVGLLINLLIWNESADLPRLALGGAIIVASLGVNRFGLCRRKERIA, encoded by the coding sequence ATGCCATACCTGCTTTTCGTCACCGTCCTCTGGGCGTTCTCCTTCAGCCTGATCGGCGAATACCTCGCCGGGCAGGTCGACAGTTATTTCGCCGTGCTGACCCGCGTGGTGCTGGCCGGCCTGGTGTTCCTGCCGCTGACCCGCTGGCGTGGCGTCAACCCTCGCTTCATCGCTGGGGTCATGCTGGTAGGGGCGCTGCAGTTCGGCATTACCTACGTCTGCCTCTACCAGAGTTTCCGCGTGCTGACGGTGCCGGAAGTGCTGCTGTTCACTGTGCTGACGCCATTGCACGTGGCGCTGATCGACGATGCGCTGATCCGCCGCTTCAATGCCTGGGCGCTGTTGGCGGCCGCCGTAGCGGTGCTGGGTGCCGGGATCATCCGTTACGACGGCGTCAGCGGCGACTACATCCAGGGCTTCCTGCTGCTGCAGGTGGCCAACGCGACCTTCGCCGCAGGGCAGGTGTTCTATAAGCACCTGGTGCAGCGTTTCCCGTCCGACATCCCGCAATACCGCCGCTTCGGCTACTTCTTCGTCGGCGCGCTGCTGATTGCGCTACCGGGCTGGCTGTTGTTCGGCAACCCGCAGAAGCTGCCAACCACTGACCTGCAATGGGGTGTGCTGGTGTGGATGGGCCTGCTGGCCACCGCACTGGGCCAGTTCTGGTGGAACAAGGGAGGCACCTTGGTGGATGCCGGGACGCTGGCGGTAATGAACAACCTGCATGTGCCGGTAGGCCTGCTGATCAACCTGCTGATCTGGAATGAATCAGCGGACCTGCCCCGCCTGGCGTTGGGCGGCGCGATCATCGTGGCATCCCTGGGTGTGAACCGCTTTGGTCTGTGTCGTCGCAAGGAGCGCATCGCTTGA
- a CDS encoding DEAD/DEAH box helicase has translation MSRSALFSQFALHERLLKALDSLSFTEPTPVQAAAIPKALEGRDLRVTAQTGSGKTAAFLLPLLHRLLSEEKPKSGARALILLPTRELAQQTLKEVERFAQFTFIKACLITGGEDFKVQGARLRKNPEIIIGTPGRLNEQFNAGNLPLGDVEVLILDEADRMLDMGFSEDVLKLAAQCPAERQTLLFSATSGSGLHEMVEKVLREPETLQLNRVSELNEDVSQQVILTDHVGHKEALLQWLLANETYEKAIVFTNTRVAADRLTGRLIAAGHKVFVLHGEKDQKDRKLAIERLKQGAVKILVATDVAARGLDVDSLDLVINFDIPRRGDEYVHRIGRTGRAGAGGTAISLVGHGDWNLMSSIERYLKLRFELRTIKELKGTYKGPKKVKASGKAAGSKKKKDDTKKTGSKAPAKKKPSAKPKAGPSKVVSQDGLAPLKRKKPAAE, from the coding sequence ATATCGAGGTCTGCCTTGTTCTCCCAATTCGCCCTGCACGAACGCCTGCTCAAGGCGCTCGATTCGTTGTCCTTCACCGAGCCGACTCCGGTCCAGGCTGCGGCCATTCCGAAGGCCCTGGAGGGACGCGACCTACGGGTGACGGCGCAGACCGGCAGCGGCAAGACCGCGGCCTTCCTGCTGCCGCTGTTGCATCGCCTGCTGAGCGAAGAGAAGCCCAAGAGCGGCGCCCGCGCGCTGATCCTGCTGCCGACCCGCGAGCTGGCCCAGCAGACCCTCAAGGAAGTGGAGCGCTTCGCCCAGTTCACCTTCATCAAGGCCTGCCTGATCACCGGTGGCGAAGACTTCAAGGTGCAGGGCGCGCGCCTGCGCAAGAACCCGGAAATCATCATTGGCACCCCGGGCCGCCTGAACGAGCAGTTCAACGCCGGCAACCTGCCGCTGGGCGATGTCGAAGTGCTGATCCTCGACGAAGCCGACCGCATGCTCGACATGGGCTTCTCCGAGGACGTGCTCAAGCTTGCCGCGCAGTGCCCGGCCGAGCGCCAGACCCTGCTGTTCTCCGCCACCAGCGGCAGTGGCCTGCACGAGATGGTCGAGAAGGTCCTGCGCGAGCCGGAAACTCTCCAGCTCAACCGCGTCAGCGAGCTGAACGAAGATGTCAGCCAGCAGGTGATCCTGACCGACCACGTCGGCCACAAGGAAGCACTGCTGCAGTGGCTGCTGGCCAACGAAACCTATGAGAAGGCCATCGTCTTCACCAACACCCGTGTCGCCGCCGATCGCCTGACCGGCCGTCTGATCGCCGCCGGGCACAAGGTCTTCGTGCTGCATGGCGAGAAGGACCAGAAGGACCGCAAGCTGGCCATCGAACGACTGAAGCAGGGCGCGGTGAAGATCCTCGTCGCCACCGACGTCGCTGCCCGTGGTCTGGACGTCGACAGCCTGGACCTGGTGATCAACTTCGATATTCCGCGTCGCGGCGACGAGTACGTGCACCGCATCGGCCGCACCGGCCGCGCGGGCGCCGGCGGCACCGCGATCTCGCTGGTCGGCCATGGCGACTGGAACCTGATGTCGAGCATCGAGCGCTACCTCAAGCTGCGTTTCGAGCTGCGCACCATCAAGGAACTGAAGGGCACCTATAAGGGGCCGAAGAAGGTCAAGGCGTCCGGCAAGGCCGCCGGCAGCAAGAAGAAAAAGGACGATACGAAGAAGACCGGCAGCAAGGCGCCTGCGAAGAAGAAGCCCTCCGCCAAGCCCAAGGCCGGCCCGTCGAAGGTCGTGAGCCAGGACGGCCTTGCGCCGCTCAAGCGCAAGAAGCCGGCGGCGGAATAA
- a CDS encoding C40 family peptidase, translating into MRSTLLTCLSIGLATLLAATEATASSKITRTYQPAPIDLRVPVQGSALLTFNAKPVKPTKSEAHQVTQRAYSMIGTPYRWGGTSPKRGFDCSGLVNYVFQNVDEVDLPRTAREMYSMRGNSNVARGDLQPGDLVFFRIHNRRNVDHVGIYVGDNQFVHAPRRGQKVRVSDLSGDYWKKHYTAARRILPETLAKADVGSRRFD; encoded by the coding sequence ATGCGAAGTACCCTTTTGACATGCCTTTCCATAGGCTTGGCGACCCTCTTGGCCGCCACCGAGGCAACCGCCTCCTCCAAGATCACGCGCACCTATCAACCCGCGCCGATTGACCTTCGGGTCCCGGTTCAGGGGAGCGCCCTGCTGACCTTCAACGCCAAGCCGGTCAAACCGACCAAGAGCGAGGCGCACCAGGTCACCCAACGCGCCTACAGCATGATCGGCACGCCCTATCGCTGGGGCGGCACCTCGCCCAAGCGCGGCTTCGACTGCAGCGGCCTGGTCAACTACGTATTCCAGAACGTCGATGAAGTGGATCTGCCGCGTACTGCGCGGGAGATGTACAGCATGCGCGGCAACTCGAACGTGGCACGCGGCGACCTTCAACCCGGCGATCTCGTTTTCTTCCGCATCCACAACCGCCGCAATGTCGACCACGTCGGCATCTATGTCGGTGACAACCAGTTCGTCCATGCGCCGCGCCGCGGCCAGAAGGTCCGCGTCTCCGACCTCAGTGGCGACTATTGGAAGAAGCACTACACCGCAGCCCGCCGCATCCTGCCGGAAACCCTGGCGAAGGCCGACGTCGGCAGCCGCCGCTTCGACTGA
- the rarD gene encoding EamA family transporter RarD, producing the protein MNISGRGVALSLASSILFVTLPGYIHSLEPLTSIQVIAHRVVWSIPMVLLLVLFTRQGGVLRDAGRRLLREPWLLACFPLTAAMMLIQWGVFIWAPMVGRTLELSLGYFLLPLTMVLCGRVFYGERLTTLQAIAVAFALVGVLHELWLTRAFSWFTLITALGYPPYFMLRRKMAVDALSGFVFEMLVLLPFAFAALWMTDSGKVLEEVPRLWALLPLLGLISALAFGAMMAASRLLPMGLFGILSYVEPVLLFAIAVLFLGEAFNPAQIWTYGPIWIAVLLTGWDSARLLRRQARRDAFEVKR; encoded by the coding sequence TTGAATATTTCCGGTCGTGGCGTGGCGCTGTCCCTGGCGTCCTCGATCCTGTTCGTGACCCTGCCGGGTTATATCCACTCGCTGGAGCCGCTGACCAGTATTCAGGTGATCGCCCACCGGGTGGTCTGGTCGATTCCCATGGTCCTGCTGCTGGTGCTGTTCACTCGCCAGGGTGGTGTGTTGCGTGATGCCGGCCGGCGCCTGCTGCGTGAGCCGTGGCTGCTGGCATGCTTCCCGCTGACGGCGGCCATGATGCTGATCCAGTGGGGGGTGTTCATCTGGGCGCCCATGGTTGGCCGGACACTGGAGCTGTCGCTGGGCTATTTCCTGCTGCCGCTGACCATGGTGCTCTGCGGCCGGGTGTTCTATGGCGAGCGTCTGACCACGCTGCAGGCCATCGCCGTGGCCTTCGCCCTCGTCGGCGTGTTGCACGAGTTGTGGCTCACCCGCGCATTCTCCTGGTTCACGCTGATCACTGCGCTGGGCTACCCGCCGTACTTCATGTTGCGGCGCAAGATGGCGGTGGATGCGCTGTCCGGCTTCGTCTTCGAAATGCTCGTGCTGCTGCCGTTCGCCTTTGCGGCGCTGTGGATGACCGATAGTGGCAAGGTGCTGGAGGAGGTACCGCGCCTGTGGGCGCTGCTGCCACTGCTGGGGTTGATCAGTGCGCTGGCGTTCGGCGCCATGATGGCGGCCAGCCGGCTGCTGCCCATGGGGCTGTTCGGGATTCTGAGCTATGTCGAGCCGGTGTTGCTGTTCGCTATCGCCGTGCTGTTCCTGGGCGAGGCGTTCAACCCGGCGCAGATCTGGACCTACGGGCCGATCTGGATTGCTGTGCTGCTGACCGGTTGGGATAGCGCGCGACTGCTGCGCCGGCAGGCGCGTCGCGATGCGTTCGAGGTGAAGCGCTAG
- a CDS encoding ABC transporter permease: protein MLTRFLPTWLDAFRDRSGLILSLARRDVASRYHGTLLGSVWVFLAPLLMLLVYTFVFGHILKARWGGDQSTTAFALTLFSGLLLNSLLADCLGRASGVVHQHSNYVKKLVFPLETLPLSVVLAALTNTVVGYLILLLAMFLLGPAPGWNALLLPLALLPFLICVVGLACGVAALGAYFRDVGQIVQFLLVLLLFLSPVLYPLTSLPPEARDFLLLNPLTIPVETVRSVLFGSPLPPESQIWSYTLISALIALLGVSLFLRVKSGFADVL, encoded by the coding sequence TTGCTAACACGTTTCCTTCCTACCTGGCTCGATGCATTCCGCGATCGGTCCGGTCTGATCCTTTCGCTGGCGCGTCGCGACGTCGCCTCCCGCTACCATGGCACCTTGCTTGGCAGCGTATGGGTGTTCCTCGCCCCCCTCCTGATGCTGCTGGTCTATACCTTCGTCTTCGGTCACATCCTCAAGGCCCGCTGGGGTGGTGATCAGAGCACCACCGCATTTGCCCTCACGCTGTTCTCCGGGCTCCTGCTCAACAGTCTCCTCGCCGACTGCCTGGGGCGAGCCTCCGGCGTCGTTCACCAGCACAGCAACTATGTGAAGAAGCTGGTCTTTCCGCTGGAAACGCTGCCTCTCTCGGTCGTTCTCGCCGCGCTGACCAATACCGTGGTGGGGTACCTGATACTGCTGCTGGCAATGTTCCTGTTGGGGCCGGCGCCGGGTTGGAATGCCCTCCTGTTGCCGCTGGCACTTTTGCCTTTCCTCATCTGCGTGGTTGGCCTGGCGTGTGGCGTCGCCGCCCTGGGGGCTTACTTCCGTGACGTCGGCCAGATCGTGCAATTTCTGCTGGTCCTGCTGCTGTTCCTCAGTCCGGTGCTGTATCCACTGACTTCCCTGCCTCCCGAGGCACGCGATTTTCTGCTGCTGAATCCGCTGACGATTCCGGTGGAAACGGTGCGAAGCGTCCTGTTCGGATCGCCGCTTCCTCCGGAATCGCAGATCTGGTCCTACACCCTCATTTCGGCGTTGATCGCCCTGCTCGGCGTGTCCCTCTTCCTGCGCGTCAAGAGTGGATTCGCGGATGTCCTTTGA
- the rpsA gene encoding 30S ribosomal protein S1 codes for MSESFAELFEESLKSLDMQPGAIITGIVVDIDGDWVTVHAGLKSEGVIPVEQFYNEQGELTINVGDEVHVALDAVEDGFGETKLSREKAKRAESWIVLEAAFSADEVVKGVINGKVKGGFTVDVNGIRAFLPGSLVDVRPVRDTTHLEGKELEFKVIKLDQKRNNVVVSRRSVLEAENSAEREALLESLQEGQQVKGIVKNLTDYGAFVDLGGVDGLLHITDMAWKRIKHPSEIVNVGDEIDVKVLKFDRERNRVSLGLKQLGEDPWVAIKARYPEGTRVTARVTNLTDYGCFAELEEGVEGLVHVSEMDWTNKNIHPSKVVQVGDEVEVQVLDIDEERRRISLGIKQCKSNPWEDFSGRFNKGDKISGTIKSITDFGIFIGLEGGIDGLVHLSDISWNEVGEEAVRRFKKGDELETVILSVDPERERISLGIKQLEDDPFSNYASLNEKGTIVRGTVKEVDAKGAVISLGGEIEGVLKASEISRDRVEDARNVLKEGEEVEAKIISIDRKSRVISLSIKSKDVDDEKDAMKELRHKQDVEATGPTTIGDLIRAQMENQG; via the coding sequence ATGAGCGAAAGCTTCGCAGAACTCTTTGAAGAAAGTCTGAAATCCCTCGACATGCAGCCGGGTGCAATCATCACCGGCATCGTGGTTGACATCGATGGTGACTGGGTCACCGTCCATGCTGGCCTCAAGTCCGAGGGCGTCATCCCGGTCGAGCAGTTCTACAACGAACAGGGCGAGCTGACCATCAATGTGGGTGACGAAGTCCACGTTGCGCTGGACGCGGTAGAAGACGGCTTCGGTGAAACCAAGCTGTCCCGCGAAAAAGCCAAGCGTGCCGAGAGCTGGATTGTTCTGGAAGCTGCTTTCTCTGCCGACGAAGTGGTCAAAGGCGTCATCAACGGCAAGGTCAAGGGTGGTTTCACCGTCGACGTCAACGGCATCCGCGCGTTCCTGCCGGGTTCGCTGGTCGACGTACGTCCGGTTCGCGACACTACTCATCTGGAAGGCAAAGAGCTCGAGTTCAAGGTCATCAAGCTGGACCAGAAGCGCAACAACGTTGTCGTTTCCCGCCGCAGCGTGCTGGAAGCCGAGAACAGCGCCGAGCGCGAAGCTCTGCTGGAATCCCTGCAGGAAGGTCAGCAAGTCAAAGGTATCGTCAAGAACCTCACCGACTACGGTGCGTTCGTTGACCTGGGCGGCGTCGATGGTCTGCTGCACATCACCGACATGGCCTGGAAGCGTATCAAGCATCCGTCGGAAATCGTCAACGTTGGCGACGAGATCGATGTCAAGGTTCTGAAGTTCGACCGCGAGCGCAACCGCGTATCCCTGGGCCTGAAGCAACTGGGCGAAGACCCATGGGTTGCCATCAAAGCCCGTTACCCGGAAGGCACCCGCGTTACCGCGCGCGTTACCAACCTCACCGACTACGGCTGCTTCGCCGAGCTGGAAGAGGGCGTGGAAGGCCTGGTACACGTCTCCGAAATGGACTGGACCAACAAGAACATCCATCCGTCGAAAGTCGTTCAGGTTGGCGACGAAGTGGAAGTTCAGGTTCTGGACATCGACGAAGAGCGTCGTCGTATCTCCCTGGGCATCAAACAGTGCAAGTCCAACCCGTGGGAAGACTTCTCTGGCCGCTTCAACAAGGGCGACAAGATCTCCGGCACCATCAAGTCGATCACCGATTTCGGTATCTTCATCGGCCTGGAAGGCGGCATCGACGGTCTGGTTCACCTGTCCGACATCTCCTGGAACGAAGTTGGCGAAGAAGCCGTTCGCCGCTTCAAGAAGGGCGACGAGCTGGAAACCGTCATCCTCTCCGTTGATCCGGAGCGTGAGCGCATCTCCCTGGGCATCAAGCAGCTGGAAGACGATCCGTTCTCCAACTACGCGTCGCTCAACGAGAAAGGCACTATCGTTCGCGGTACCGTGAAAGAAGTGGACGCCAAAGGCGCTGTCATCAGCCTGGGCGGCGAAATCGAAGGCGTCCTGAAAGCCTCCGAAATCAGCCGTGACCGCGTTGAAGACGCTCGCAACGTTCTGAAAGAAGGCGAAGAAGTCGAAGCCAAGATCATCAGCATCGACCGTAAGAGCCGCGTCATCTCCCTCTCCATCAAGTCGAAAGACGTTGATGACGAGAAAGATGCGATGAAAGAACTGCGTCACAAGCAAGACGTAGAAGCGACTGGTCCGACCACCATCGGTGATCTGATCCGTGCTCAGATGGAGAACCAGGGCTAA
- the cmk gene encoding (d)CMP kinase, with the protein MNGEWPVVAIDGPSGSGKGTVAGLLAKRLGWNLLDSGALYRLLAFAAGNHGIDLTNEEALKVLAAHLDVQFTHAKGGQGQHIILEGDDVTDVIRTEQVGAGASQVAALPAVRDALLQRQRAFLEAPGLVADGRDMGTVVFPSAPLKIFLTASAEERARRRYLQLKGKGIDSDQAQLAEEIRTRDERDSQRAVAPLKPANGAIVLDSTSMSIDEVLEVIHTEVVRLGFTD; encoded by the coding sequence ATGAACGGCGAATGGCCGGTCGTCGCCATCGACGGCCCCAGCGGCTCCGGTAAAGGCACTGTCGCCGGCTTGCTGGCCAAGCGTTTGGGCTGGAACCTGCTGGACTCGGGTGCGCTGTATCGCCTGCTGGCGTTCGCCGCCGGCAACCACGGCATCGACCTGACCAACGAGGAAGCCCTCAAGGTCCTGGCCGCGCACCTGGACGTGCAGTTCACCCACGCCAAGGGTGGGCAAGGCCAGCACATCATCCTCGAAGGCGATGATGTCACCGATGTGATCCGCACCGAACAGGTTGGTGCCGGTGCCTCGCAAGTCGCCGCGCTACCGGCGGTGCGCGATGCGCTGCTGCAACGCCAGCGCGCATTCCTCGAAGCGCCTGGCCTGGTGGCCGACGGTCGCGACATGGGCACCGTGGTCTTTCCCAGCGCACCGCTGAAAATCTTCCTTACCGCCTCCGCCGAAGAGCGCGCCCGTCGCCGTTACCTGCAGTTGAAAGGCAAAGGTATCGACAGCGACCAGGCCCAGTTGGCCGAGGAGATTCGCACCCGCGACGAGCGTGACAGCCAGCGTGCGGTAGCGCCGTTGAAGCCGGCAAATGGTGCGATCGTGCTGGACTCCACCAGCATGTCGATCGACGAGGTGCTGGAGGTAATCCACACGGAAGTCGTGCGCCTGGGCTTCACCGACTGA
- a CDS encoding NUDIX domain-containing protein, translating to MTTSTISIAAACLLDDGGRLLLVRKRGTRAFMLPGGKHEPGETAIQALLRELGEELDLHLSPNALIPLGHFQADAANEPGMRVDAHVFIASLPHSVQPAAELEELAWLNPDGETPQNLAPLLREQVIPALLAHLG from the coding sequence ATGACCACCTCCACGATCAGTATCGCCGCCGCGTGCCTGCTGGATGACGGCGGACGCCTGCTGCTGGTGCGCAAGCGTGGCACGCGGGCCTTCATGCTGCCCGGCGGCAAGCATGAGCCCGGTGAAACGGCGATCCAGGCGCTGCTGCGCGAGCTGGGCGAAGAACTCGACCTGCACCTTTCCCCTAACGCATTGATCCCGCTCGGCCACTTCCAGGCCGACGCCGCCAACGAGCCAGGGATGCGCGTGGATGCGCACGTCTTCATCGCCTCCCTGCCCCACTCCGTCCAGCCCGCCGCCGAGCTGGAAGAGCTCGCCTGGCTGAACCCCGATGGCGAAACTCCGCAGAATCTCGCGCCGCTGCTGCGCGAACAGGTCATTCCGGCGCTTCTCGCCCATTTAGGCTGA
- a CDS encoding dihydrofolate reductase family protein, which yields MPATLIYYVAASLDGYIARPDGSVDWLDGYDPGGDDHGYAAFYAGIDGLLMGRATYLFCLGLGEWPYPDKPALVMTRSNHLPRAAPQVELEHYAPVDALASLEARGCQRIWLVGGGSLAGNFLAGGLLDEVIVSIIPHLLGAGIPLFSIGLEQRLQLLEQRSFPSGIVQMRYQVLKETPTP from the coding sequence GTGCCAGCAACTCTCATCTATTACGTAGCTGCCAGCCTCGATGGGTACATCGCCCGGCCCGATGGCAGCGTGGACTGGCTCGACGGCTACGACCCAGGCGGAGACGATCACGGTTACGCCGCCTTCTACGCTGGCATCGACGGCCTGCTCATGGGACGCGCCACCTACCTGTTCTGCCTGGGCCTGGGCGAATGGCCCTACCCGGACAAGCCCGCGCTGGTCATGACCCGCTCCAACCACCTGCCCCGGGCCGCGCCGCAAGTCGAGCTGGAGCATTACGCACCAGTGGACGCCCTCGCCTCCCTGGAGGCCCGAGGCTGCCAGCGCATATGGCTGGTGGGCGGCGGTAGCCTCGCCGGCAATTTCCTCGCCGGAGGCTTGCTCGACGAAGTGATCGTCAGCATCATTCCGCACCTGCTCGGGGCTGGCATTCCGCTGTTCAGCATCGGGCTGGAGCAACGCCTGCAGCTGCTCGAGCAGCGCAGCTTCCCCAGCGGCATCGTGCAGATGCGCTACCAGGTATTGAAGGAAACGCCCACGCCATGA